A stretch of Paludisphaera borealis DNA encodes these proteins:
- a CDS encoding acyl-CoA thioesterase has product METVLEVIVRPTEIDVNGHVNNAKFVEYLEWGREEWYERNGLPYDRLQAMGAATVTVNVNLNYRRECRQGERLTIVTRPVRLGRTSFTLAQEIRKPDGAVAADATVVLVTIDPTTRKPCVVPPELARAVEAS; this is encoded by the coding sequence ATGGAGACGGTTCTCGAGGTCATCGTGCGTCCCACCGAGATCGACGTCAACGGACACGTGAACAACGCGAAGTTCGTTGAATATCTCGAATGGGGACGCGAGGAATGGTACGAGCGCAACGGCCTTCCTTACGACCGCCTGCAAGCGATGGGGGCGGCGACCGTGACGGTCAACGTCAACCTGAACTACCGCCGCGAGTGTCGCCAGGGCGAGCGACTGACGATCGTCACCCGTCCTGTGCGCCTGGGCCGGACGAGCTTCACGCTCGCTCAAGAAATCCGCAAGCCCGACGGCGCGGTCGCGGCCGACGCGACGGTCGTCCTGGTAACGATCGACCCGACGACCCGCAAGCCATGCGTCGTGCCCCCCGAGCTGGCCCGGGCGGTCGAGGCGTCGTGA
- a CDS encoding SDR family oxidoreductase, whose translation MIIKDKTAVLTGAGSGIGQAVAIELAQRGVGGLGLIDSSDSVINVARAINDRLGRPIAEAVIGDVTDAAFRTHAFDLIANKFGVPSICIPAAGISRDQLAVKVDKPTGKALVYPIEKFREVAEVNLIAPSYWALETIARIAEDRHRRGLTSWNPDEGIQGTIIFLGSVSSHGNTGQVAYSGAKAGLEGVAATLAKEAIYYGVRCAVIHPGYTDTPMVRALGDEYIKKNILPYTQLRRLIAPEEIADAIYFLICNSAVSGQLWADAGWHPTA comes from the coding sequence ATGATCATCAAGGATAAGACGGCGGTCCTCACGGGCGCCGGCAGCGGCATCGGGCAGGCGGTGGCGATCGAACTGGCCCAGCGCGGCGTCGGCGGCCTGGGATTGATCGACAGCAGCGACAGCGTCATCAACGTGGCTCGGGCGATCAACGACCGCCTCGGGCGGCCGATCGCTGAGGCCGTCATCGGCGACGTGACCGACGCGGCGTTCCGCACCCACGCCTTCGATTTGATCGCCAACAAGTTCGGCGTGCCGAGCATCTGCATCCCCGCCGCCGGGATCAGTCGCGACCAGCTCGCGGTCAAGGTGGACAAGCCGACCGGAAAGGCGCTCGTCTACCCGATCGAGAAGTTCCGCGAGGTCGCCGAGGTCAACCTGATCGCCCCGTCGTACTGGGCGCTCGAGACCATCGCCCGGATCGCCGAGGACCGCCACCGCCGCGGCCTGACGAGCTGGAATCCGGACGAAGGAATCCAGGGGACGATCATCTTCCTCGGATCGGTCTCGTCGCACGGCAACACCGGGCAGGTCGCCTACTCCGGCGCCAAGGCGGGGCTTGAAGGGGTCGCGGCCACGCTCGCCAAGGAAGCCATCTACTACGGCGTCCGGTGCGCGGTGATCCACCCCGGCTACACCGACACCCCGATGGTTCGCGCCCTGGGCGACGAGTACATCAAGAAGAACATCCTTCCCTACACGCAGCTTCGACGCCTGATCGCTCCGGAAGAGATCGCCGACGCGATCTACTTCCTGATCTGCAACTCGGCTGTCAGCGGCCAGCTCTGGGCCGACGCCGGCTGGCACCCGACCGCTTGA
- the glpX gene encoding class II fructose-bisphosphatase has product MSRPRLQVTPDHNLALDLVRTTEAAALAAARWVGRGDKNAADKAAVDAMRLLFNSMPFDGIVVIGEGEKDEAPMLFNGERLGTGVEPRTDVAVDPIDGTRLVARGEANAVAVVAVAERGSMFNPGPCFYMEKLIAGHDGGHVLDVTAPIEDNVRNLAKARNMHVGDMTVMILDRERHHEFIERVRGMGARVHLITDGDVAGAITAARRGTGVDLLYGIGGTPEGVIAAAALKCLGGVIQGRLHPRNAAERQAAIDAGYDLDRVLHTDDLVKGDNVFFAATGITDGSLLRGVRYSAEGATTESIVMRSRSGTIRTIAAQHRWEAPSEATGGRWSGDRPAHLVPPLLRLDEDLNEASNT; this is encoded by the coding sequence ATGTCGCGACCACGACTCCAGGTGACCCCCGACCACAACCTCGCGCTCGACCTCGTGCGGACGACCGAAGCCGCCGCGCTGGCGGCGGCCCGATGGGTCGGCCGGGGCGATAAGAACGCCGCCGACAAGGCGGCCGTCGACGCCATGAGGCTGCTGTTCAACAGCATGCCGTTCGACGGGATCGTGGTGATCGGCGAGGGCGAGAAGGACGAAGCGCCGATGCTGTTCAACGGCGAACGCCTCGGCACGGGAGTCGAGCCCCGCACCGACGTCGCCGTCGATCCGATCGACGGCACCCGGCTCGTCGCGCGCGGCGAGGCCAACGCCGTGGCGGTCGTCGCCGTCGCCGAGCGGGGGAGCATGTTCAACCCCGGCCCGTGCTTCTACATGGAGAAGCTCATCGCCGGCCACGACGGCGGCCACGTCCTCGACGTCACCGCGCCGATCGAGGACAACGTCCGCAACCTCGCGAAAGCGCGGAACATGCATGTCGGGGACATGACCGTCATGATCCTCGATCGCGAACGTCATCACGAGTTCATTGAACGGGTGCGCGGCATGGGCGCTCGCGTCCACCTCATCACCGACGGCGACGTCGCCGGCGCGATCACGGCCGCCCGCCGCGGCACCGGCGTCGACCTACTGTACGGAATCGGCGGCACCCCCGAGGGGGTGATCGCCGCGGCGGCCCTCAAGTGCCTGGGAGGGGTGATCCAGGGCCGGCTCCATCCCCGCAACGCGGCCGAGCGGCAAGCGGCGATCGACGCCGGCTACGACCTCGACCGGGTCCTCCACACCGACGACCTGGTCAAGGGGGACAACGTCTTCTTCGCCGCCACGGGGATCACCGACGGCTCGCTGCTTCGCGGCGTCCGCTACAGCGCCGAGGGGGCGACGACCGAATCGATCGTCATGCGGTCCCGGTCGGGCACGATCCGGACGATCGCCGCCCAGCACCGCTGGGAAGCTCCGTCCGAAGCAACCGGCGGCCGCTGGTCGGGCGACCGCCCCGCGCACCTCGTCCCGCCGCTCCTCCGCCTGGACGAAGACCTGAACGAGGCGTCGAACACCTGA
- a CDS encoding N,N-dimethylformamidase beta subunit family domain-containing protein: MTRFDRSPGKHSRSRPKGRANHPRLEFLEDRILLAVNPIVAENQLPGTPESVWMIQGAGDTSLQGFATDISVNHGQTESFKINDSSGASYHIDVYRMGYYAGDGARLVTTIPASQIVEQVQPAPLSDPTTGLVDAGNWSVSASWAVPANATSGIYMARLTRDDTGDGSMIYFVVRDDTGGSDILFQTSDSTWQAYNTWGGNSLYQGSSGVASDRAVKVSYNRPLTIDATTGGYGNYNSPLHAEYPMVRWLEANGYDVSYFTDVDSDRYGSLIQTHKVFMSVGHDEYWSAAQRDNVEAARDAGVNLAFFSGNESFWKTRWETSIDGSGTPYRTLVTYKESQNNAPLDPLDSSPTWTWTGTWRDNRFSPPADGGQPENAMSGTIYMDDRTSNDLGVSLNVPAADGNLRFWRNTSVANLAPGQVATLGQYVVGYEVDEDVDNGFRPAGLIDMSSTSFSTQYHVSVPWGTVVSPGDATHSITLYRAPSGALVFSAGTIQWSWGLDGDNNIGDVAPDPSMRQATVNLLADMGVQPGTLQPGLVPASKSTDATPPTSIITSPVGGANIVSGTTVTITGTATDAGGGVVAGVEVSVDGGATWHPAVGRSSWTYTWSPDQNGNATIESRAVDDSGNIETPAPGTTVSVQGPISLWSNSIVPGIITTADTNSVELGVKFRSDVNGYIEGLRFYKGAGNTGTHVGSLWTSTGTLLAQATFTNESSTGWQQVLFSTPVSISANTTYVASYHANVGEYSSDDLYFAKGGTSNGPLHALADGTDGGNGLYEYSSTSTFPVNSYRSENYYVDVVFATSIVNGAAPTVTSQTPASGATGVDLASAVTATFSEPVTAGSIVFTLTGPGGAVPASLSYNSASLTATLTPSSPLSASTTYTAAVSGATDASSDVMTPVSWSFTTSTGTTSYNNVSIWNSSTTPAVASYPDPNPYELGVKFQSNVSGYITGIRYYKGSGNTGTHVGHLWSSTGTLLATATFVNETATGWQQVNFSSPVAITANTTYVASYHTDAGDYAVDVNYFASAGVSNGPLVALANGVAGGNGVYSPGAAAFPTSSFNSNNYWVDVVFSQTLPQTATTTTLASSANPSTSGQSVTFTATVAPTSGGGVPTGQVTFMDGATTLGAGTLNASGVATFATAALAVGSHSITAVYGGDASFLTSTSTVLSQVVNQAATTATTTTLATSANPSTFGQSVTFTATVAPASGGGVPTGQVTFMDGATTLGAGTLNASGVATFASAALAAGSHSITAVYGGDASFQTSTSAALSQVVNQAATTTTLASSANPSTSGQSVTFTATVAVNAPGAGSPTGTVTFKDGTTTLGAGTLNASGVATFASAALAAGSHSITAVYGGDASFQTSTSAALSQVVNQAATAATKTTLASSVTPSTFGQSVMLTATVAPTSGGGVPTGQVTFLDGATTLGVGALNASGVATFATAALAVGSHSIKAVYGGDASFKTSTSAALKQVVNKAATTTTLASSANPSTSGQSVTFTATVAVDAPGAGSPTGTVTFKDGTTTLGVGALNASGVATFATAALAVGSHSIKAVYSGDASFKTSTSAVLKQKVSTAVVAANDSASIVQSSAPLTQPMSAPIATAVSNKALVVAGGPAGAVQSPDPLTQPLLAPIVDEAIAQWREAGIAPQSLAALLHADVRIADLAGPLLGMAGQGVVTIDQDAAGYGWFIDTAPADDSEFRTVAQGPARDRVDLLSVVAQELEHKLGLEDDEGEDVMA, translated from the coding sequence ATGACTCGCTTCGACAGATCCCCTGGAAAGCATTCCCGGTCTCGGCCCAAGGGCCGTGCCAACCACCCTCGGCTGGAGTTCCTGGAAGATCGGATCCTTCTGGCCGTCAACCCGATCGTCGCCGAGAACCAGTTGCCCGGGACCCCCGAGAGCGTCTGGATGATCCAAGGCGCCGGTGATACGTCGTTGCAGGGTTTCGCCACCGACATCAGCGTCAATCACGGCCAGACGGAGTCCTTCAAGATCAACGACTCCTCCGGGGCGTCGTATCACATCGACGTCTACCGGATGGGGTACTACGCCGGGGACGGCGCCCGATTGGTGACGACCATCCCCGCGTCGCAGATCGTGGAGCAAGTCCAACCCGCGCCTCTCTCGGATCCCACGACTGGACTCGTCGACGCCGGAAACTGGAGCGTTTCGGCCTCGTGGGCGGTCCCGGCGAACGCGACTTCGGGGATCTACATGGCGCGGTTGACTCGTGACGACACGGGTGACGGGAGCATGATTTATTTCGTCGTCCGCGACGATACCGGGGGCTCGGACATCCTGTTCCAAACGTCCGACAGCACATGGCAGGCCTACAACACCTGGGGAGGGAACAGCCTGTACCAGGGGAGTTCGGGGGTGGCCAGCGACCGCGCCGTGAAGGTCAGTTACAACCGTCCCTTGACCATCGACGCGACCACCGGCGGATACGGCAATTACAATTCGCCGCTCCATGCCGAGTACCCGATGGTGCGCTGGCTGGAGGCCAACGGCTACGACGTCAGCTACTTCACCGACGTCGACAGCGACCGCTACGGCAGCCTGATTCAGACCCACAAGGTGTTTATGTCAGTGGGCCATGACGAGTACTGGTCGGCCGCGCAGCGGGACAACGTGGAAGCGGCGAGGGACGCGGGGGTCAACCTGGCCTTTTTCAGCGGCAACGAGTCCTTCTGGAAGACGCGGTGGGAAACCAGCATCGATGGCTCGGGGACGCCGTACCGCACGCTCGTCACCTACAAGGAATCCCAAAACAACGCGCCGCTCGACCCGCTGGACAGCTCACCCACATGGACCTGGACCGGGACGTGGCGGGACAATCGCTTCAGTCCCCCGGCTGACGGCGGCCAGCCCGAGAACGCGATGAGCGGAACGATCTATATGGACGATCGCACGTCCAACGACCTCGGCGTCAGCCTGAACGTCCCGGCGGCGGACGGGAATCTGAGATTCTGGCGGAACACGAGCGTCGCCAATCTCGCGCCGGGTCAGGTCGCCACGCTGGGCCAGTACGTGGTGGGCTACGAGGTCGATGAGGACGTGGACAACGGCTTCCGCCCGGCAGGTCTGATCGACATGTCCTCGACGTCCTTCAGCACTCAATACCACGTCTCGGTTCCCTGGGGGACCGTGGTCAGCCCTGGCGACGCGACCCACAGCATCACGCTCTACCGCGCCCCGAGCGGGGCGCTGGTCTTCAGCGCGGGGACGATCCAGTGGTCGTGGGGCCTCGACGGCGATAACAACATTGGCGACGTCGCGCCCGACCCGAGCATGCGACAGGCGACGGTCAACCTGCTGGCCGACATGGGAGTACAGCCGGGGACCCTCCAGCCCGGGCTGGTCCCGGCGTCGAAATCGACCGACGCCACTCCCCCGACCTCGATCATCACTTCGCCGGTCGGCGGCGCGAACATCGTGAGCGGGACGACCGTGACGATCACGGGTACGGCGACCGACGCGGGAGGGGGGGTGGTGGCCGGGGTCGAGGTCTCGGTCGATGGCGGAGCCACCTGGCACCCGGCCGTCGGCCGATCGAGCTGGACCTACACGTGGTCGCCGGACCAGAACGGCAATGCGACGATCGAGAGCCGCGCGGTCGACGACAGCGGTAACATCGAGACGCCGGCGCCGGGGACGACCGTCTCGGTCCAGGGGCCGATTTCCCTCTGGAGCAACTCGATCGTCCCCGGCATCATCACGACAGCCGACACCAACTCAGTCGAACTTGGAGTCAAGTTCCGCTCGGACGTCAACGGTTACATTGAGGGGTTGCGGTTCTACAAGGGAGCTGGCAACACCGGAACGCACGTCGGCAGCCTTTGGACGTCGACCGGGACGCTGCTGGCCCAGGCCACGTTCACCAACGAGTCGTCAACGGGCTGGCAGCAGGTTCTCTTCTCCACTCCGGTGAGTATCTCCGCCAATACGACCTACGTCGCGTCCTACCACGCTAATGTCGGCGAGTATTCCTCGGACGACCTCTACTTCGCCAAGGGTGGAACCTCGAACGGCCCGCTTCATGCGCTCGCCGATGGGACCGACGGCGGCAACGGACTGTATGAATACAGCTCGACGAGCACTTTTCCCGTGAACTCCTACCGTTCGGAAAACTACTACGTCGACGTCGTCTTCGCCACCAGCATCGTGAACGGCGCCGCGCCCACGGTCACGAGCCAAACACCCGCGTCGGGCGCCACCGGGGTGGACCTGGCATCCGCGGTGACGGCGACCTTCAGCGAGCCGGTGACGGCCGGTTCGATCGTGTTCACGCTGACCGGGCCGGGGGGCGCCGTGCCGGCCAGCCTCTCCTACAACTCGGCCTCGCTGACGGCCACGCTGACCCCCAGTAGTCCATTGTCCGCCTCGACCACCTACACGGCGGCCGTCAGCGGCGCCACGGACGCCTCCAGCGACGTCATGACCCCGGTCTCCTGGTCGTTCACCACGTCCACGGGCACCACGTCGTATAACAACGTTTCCATCTGGAATAGCTCGACGACCCCCGCCGTAGCGTCGTACCCCGACCCCAACCCCTACGAGCTGGGGGTCAAGTTCCAATCGAACGTCAGCGGCTACATCACCGGGATTCGGTACTATAAGGGGAGCGGCAACACCGGCACGCACGTCGGCCACCTCTGGAGCAGCACTGGCACGCTGCTGGCCACGGCCACCTTCGTTAACGAGACGGCCACGGGCTGGCAGCAGGTCAACTTCAGCTCGCCGGTGGCGATCACCGCCAACACCACCTATGTGGCGTCGTATCACACCGACGCCGGTGACTATGCCGTCGACGTCAACTACTTCGCCAGCGCCGGCGTAAGCAACGGGCCGCTCGTCGCGCTCGCCAACGGGGTCGCCGGCGGCAATGGCGTCTATTCTCCGGGAGCCGCCGCCTTCCCGACGAGCAGCTTCAATTCGAACAACTACTGGGTCGACGTCGTCTTCAGCCAGACGCTGCCCCAGACGGCGACCACGACCACGCTCGCCTCCTCGGCCAACCCGTCGACTTCCGGCCAGTCGGTGACGTTCACGGCGACGGTGGCGCCGACGTCGGGGGGCGGCGTCCCCACCGGCCAGGTCACCTTCATGGACGGCGCGACGACGTTGGGCGCCGGCACGCTCAACGCCAGCGGAGTGGCGACCTTCGCAACTGCCGCGCTCGCTGTCGGCTCCCACTCGATCACCGCGGTCTACGGCGGCGACGCCTCGTTCCTGACGAGCACTTCCACCGTACTTAGCCAGGTGGTCAACCAGGCGGCGACGACAGCGACCACGACCACGCTCGCCACCTCGGCCAACCCGTCGACGTTCGGCCAGTCGGTGACGTTCACGGCGACGGTGGCGCCCGCGTCGGGGGGCGGCGTCCCCACCGGCCAGGTCACCTTCATGGACGGCGCGACGACGCTGGGCGCCGGCACGCTCAACGCCAGCGGAGTGGCGACCTTCGCGAGCGCCGCGCTCGCCGCCGGCTCCCACTCGATCACCGCCGTCTACGGCGGCGACGCCTCGTTCCAGACGAGCACTTCGGCCGCCCTCAGCCAGGTGGTCAACCAGGCGGCGACCACGACCACGCTCGCCTCCTCGGCCAACCCGTCGACTTCCGGCCAGTCGGTGACGTTCACGGCGACGGTGGCGGTCAACGCCCCGGGGGCCGGCTCGCCAACCGGCACCGTGACGTTCAAGGACGGCACGACGACGCTGGGCGCCGGCACGCTCAACGCCAGCGGAGTGGCGACCTTCGCGAGCGCCGCGCTCGCCGCCGGCTCCCACTCGATCACCGCCGTCTACGGCGGCGACGCCTCGTTCCAGACGAGCACTTCGGCCGCCCTCAGCCAGGTGGTCAACCAGGCGGCGACGGCGGCGACCAAGACCACGCTCGCCTCCTCGGTCACCCCGTCGACGTTCGGCCAGTCGGTGATGCTCACGGCGACGGTGGCACCGACGTCGGGGGGCGGCGTCCCCACCGGCCAGGTCACCTTCCTGGACGGCGCGACGACGCTGGGCGTCGGCGCGCTCAACGCCAGCGGGGTGGCGACCTTCGCAACCGCCGCGCTCGCCGTCGGCTCCCACTCGATCAAGGCCGTCTACGGCGGCGACGCCTCGTTCAAGACGAGCACCTCCGCGGCCTTGAAGCAGGTGGTCAATAAGGCGGCGACCACGACCACGCTCGCCTCCTCGGCCAACCCGTCGACTTCCGGCCAGTCGGTGACGTTCACGGCGACGGTGGCGGTCGATGCCCCGGGGGCCGGCTCGCCAACCGGCACCGTGACGTTTAAGGACGGCACGACGACGCTGGGCGTCGGCGCGCTCAACGCCAGCGGGGTGGCGACCTTCGCAACCGCCGCGCTCGCCGTCGGCTCCCACTCGATCAAGGCCGTCTACAGCGGCGACGCCTCGTTCAAGACGAGCACCTCCGCGGTCCTGAAACAGAAGGTCAGCACGGCCGTCGTGGCCGCCAACGATTCGGCCAGTATCGTTCAGAGTTCCGCACCGCTCACACAGCCGATGTCAGCCCCGATCGCCACGGCAGTCAGCAACAAGGCCCTCGTGGTCGCCGGCGGCCCGGCCGGTGCCGTTCAGAGTCCTGATCCGCTGACACAGCCGTTACTGGCCCCCATCGTCGACGAAGCCATTGCGCAATGGCGGGAGGCTGGCATCGCCCCCCAGAGCCTCGCCGCTCTGCTCCATGCCGACGTTCGGATCGCCGACCTCGCCGGGCCCCTCCTGGGGATGGCCGGCCAGGGCGTCGTCACAATCGATCAAGATGCGGCCGGTTACGGCTGGTTCATCGATACCGCCCCGGCCGACGACTCGGAATTTAGGACCGTCGCGCAAGGCCCCGCCCGCGATCGCGTCGATCTCCTGTCGGTCGTCGCCCAGGAGCTGGAGCACAAACTCGGATTGGAGGACGACGAAGGCGAGGATGTGATGGCCTAG
- the scpA gene encoding methylmalonyl-CoA mutase — MSESLPNSSNLSGWDKAASKFAPGGKVEGLNWKTPEGVDVKPLYTKRDLEGLEYADTLPGFEPFLRGPQATMYAVRPWTIRQYAGFSTAEESNAFYKRALAGGGQGISVAFDLATHRGYDSDHPRVQGDVGKAGVAIDSVEDMKILFDGIPLDRVSVSMTMNGAVLPILAGYIVAAEEQGVTLDQLSGTIQNDILKEFMVRNTYIYPPGPSMRIVADIIEYTAHHMPKFNSISISGYHMQEAGATQALELALTLGDGKEYVKTAIEKGLDVDAFAGRLSFFFAVGMNFYLEVAKLRAARLLWWRIMKGFNPKNPKSMMLRTHCQTSGWSLTEQDPYNNIVRTTIEAMAAVFGGTQSLHTNAFDEAIALPTDFSARIARNTQILIQEETHICNVVDPWAGSYMMEKLTQDLADKAWTIIEEVEQLGGMTRAVESGWAKLKIEECAAEKQARIDSNLDVIVGVNKYRLDHEDPIEFRDIDNSAVRDSQIARLKQVRESRDAGAVRKALDDLAEVAHKGEGNLLDAAIKAVRLRATVGEVSDALETMWGRFRATNQVISGVYGAAFGKDQEWHDLKHEVETFAEEEGRRPRVMIAKLGQDGHDRGAKVVASALADLGFDIDVGPLFQTPEEAARQAIENDCHAVGVSTLAAGHKTLVPALVKALRDQGADDVVVFVGGVIPAQDYDFLYDAGAVGIFGPGTPIPTCAHKILEAIRKHRDSA, encoded by the coding sequence ATGAGCGAGTCATTGCCGAATTCTTCGAACCTGAGCGGCTGGGACAAGGCCGCGTCGAAGTTCGCGCCCGGAGGCAAGGTCGAGGGGCTGAACTGGAAGACGCCCGAGGGCGTCGACGTCAAGCCGCTGTACACGAAACGCGACCTGGAGGGGCTTGAATACGCCGACACGCTGCCGGGTTTCGAGCCTTTCCTTCGCGGGCCGCAGGCCACCATGTACGCGGTCCGCCCCTGGACGATCCGCCAGTACGCCGGGTTTTCGACCGCTGAGGAGTCGAACGCCTTCTACAAGCGGGCGCTGGCCGGCGGGGGGCAGGGCATCTCGGTGGCCTTCGACCTGGCCACGCACCGCGGCTACGATTCCGACCACCCCCGCGTTCAGGGCGACGTCGGCAAGGCGGGCGTGGCGATCGATTCGGTTGAGGATATGAAGATCCTCTTCGACGGCATCCCGCTCGACCGAGTGTCGGTGTCGATGACCATGAACGGCGCGGTGCTGCCGATCCTCGCCGGTTACATCGTCGCCGCCGAGGAGCAAGGGGTGACTCTGGACCAACTCTCCGGGACGATCCAGAACGACATCCTCAAGGAATTCATGGTCCGCAACACGTACATCTATCCGCCCGGGCCGTCGATGCGGATCGTCGCCGACATCATCGAGTACACGGCCCATCATATGCCGAAGTTCAACTCGATCTCGATCTCGGGCTACCACATGCAGGAGGCCGGCGCGACCCAGGCGCTGGAGCTGGCTCTGACCCTCGGCGACGGCAAGGAGTACGTGAAGACGGCGATCGAGAAGGGCCTCGACGTCGATGCGTTCGCCGGCCGCCTGAGCTTCTTCTTCGCCGTCGGCATGAACTTCTACCTCGAAGTCGCCAAGCTTCGCGCGGCGCGGCTGCTCTGGTGGCGGATCATGAAGGGATTCAACCCCAAGAATCCCAAGTCGATGATGCTGCGAACCCACTGCCAGACGTCTGGATGGTCGCTCACCGAGCAGGACCCGTACAACAACATCGTGCGGACGACCATCGAGGCGATGGCGGCGGTCTTCGGCGGCACGCAGTCGCTGCACACCAACGCCTTCGACGAGGCCATCGCGCTGCCGACCGACTTTTCGGCCCGGATCGCTCGCAATACCCAGATCCTCATTCAAGAAGAGACGCATATTTGCAACGTCGTCGACCCCTGGGCCGGCTCGTACATGATGGAGAAGCTCACTCAGGACCTCGCCGACAAGGCCTGGACAATCATCGAGGAAGTCGAGCAGCTCGGCGGCATGACTCGGGCCGTCGAATCGGGCTGGGCCAAGCTCAAGATCGAGGAGTGCGCCGCCGAGAAGCAGGCGCGGATCGACTCGAACCTGGACGTCATCGTCGGCGTCAACAAGTACCGGCTCGACCACGAGGACCCGATCGAGTTCCGCGACATCGACAACTCGGCGGTTCGCGACTCGCAGATCGCGCGGCTCAAGCAAGTACGCGAAAGCCGCGACGCCGGAGCGGTGCGGAAGGCTCTCGACGACCTGGCCGAAGTCGCCCACAAGGGGGAGGGCAACCTGCTCGACGCGGCGATCAAGGCGGTCCGGCTGCGGGCCACCGTGGGCGAGGTCTCCGACGCACTCGAAACGATGTGGGGGCGGTTTCGGGCGACCAACCAGGTGATCTCGGGCGTGTACGGAGCGGCGTTCGGCAAGGACCAGGAATGGCACGACTTGAAGCACGAGGTCGAGACGTTCGCCGAGGAGGAGGGCCGCCGCCCGCGCGTGATGATCGCCAAGCTCGGCCAGGACGGCCACGATCGCGGCGCGAAGGTCGTCGCGTCGGCCCTCGCAGATCTGGGCTTCGACATCGACGTCGGGCCGCTCTTTCAGACGCCCGAGGAGGCCGCCCGCCAGGCGATCGAGAACGACTGCCACGCGGTCGGCGTCTCGACCCTCGCCGCCGGCCACAAGACTCTGGTCCCCGCGCTCGTCAAGGCGCTCCGCGATCAGGGGGCCGACGACGTCGTCGTCTTCGTCGGCGGCGTGATCCCGGCCCAGGATTACGACTTCCTCTACGACGCTGGCGCCGTGGGGATCTTCGGGCCGGGCACGCCGATCCCCACGTGCGCCCACAAGATTCTCGAAGCCATCCGCAAGCACCGCGATTCCGCGTGA